Proteins from a single region of Thunnus albacares chromosome 16, fThuAlb1.1, whole genome shotgun sequence:
- the LOC122965668 gene encoding uncharacterized protein LOC122965668, translated as MMDEFRWIQMFLFLILELQITAVTGQYSSVIVRDGDDVTLPCESVTANQDKCDNTDWIFSSSGDPVDLVKRGQIHENTKVKSDRLSVTADCSLVIKKITQEDVGRYFCQQHMSQQYAEVVLSVISMNKHEDSERVTLSCSVRTHDSCTHRVKWLNEGNDVDEDVTISQDGCSVTVRFPASHLKLKSTYPEIFQCKVTDGYTNEDHLFTFSPPSSATTEVTRTTVNNHKPSNSTNSIAKGLN; from the exons atgATGGATGAATTCAGATggattcaaatgtttttatttctgatacTGGAGCTTCAGATTACAG CAGTGACTGGACAGTATTCCTCTGTCAttgtcagagatggagatgatgTCACTTTGCCTTGTGAAAGTGTGACAGCCAATCAGGATAAATGTGACAATACTGACTGGATCTTCAGCAGTTCAGGAGACCCAGTGGATCTGGTCAAACGTGGACAGATTcatgaaaataccaaagttaaatcagacagactgagtgttacagcAGACTGTTCTCTGGTTATTAAGAAGATCACACAAGAGGATGTTGGTCGTTACTTCTGTCAACAGCACATGTCACAACAATACGCCGAGGTTGTTCTGTCTGTTATTAGCA TGAATAAACATGAAGACAGTGAGAGGGTGACGCTGTCCTGCTCTGTGAGGACACATGATTCATGTACACACAGAGTGAAGTGGCTGAATGAGGGTAACGATGTGGATGAAGATGTGACAATATCACAGGATGGCTGCTCAGTTACTGTGAGATTTCCTGCTTCTCATCTCAAGCTGAAGTCAACATAtcctgagatatttcagtgtaaagTGACAGATGGTTACACTAACGAAGACCATCTGTTTACCTTCAGCCCTCCATCCTCAG caacaacagaagTAACAAGAACAACTGTAAACAACCACAAACCAAGTAACTCTACTAACTCTATAGCAAAAGgtttaaactga